AGACGGGGAAAGATTGGCCTGTTCGAGTTTGGTCAATACAAAGGAATCAATCGGATTTCGCACGCGATCCGCCATTTTGGGTTGCGGAACGGGTGGTGATTTCACCGGCTGAAACGCCCAATGCGGGGCCGCTGCCGTGGGCTTGGTCGCAATCGCCGAATCGGGCCAGGGTGCCCCCGCTTCAATCCATTTGGTAAGATCGGCAATCTGGGCGGCGGAAAGCGGCTTGCCCGGCGGCATTTTCAGCGTTCCGGTTCGCTGAACGGCTTTCAGCAACAGACTTTCTTGGGGCTTGCCCGGAACAATTGCCGGGCCAGAATCGCCCCCCGTGAGCAGCGATTGCCGAGAATCTAAGCGTAAACCATGCTGTTGGGTGGTTGGCCCGTGACAGCGACCACAAGAATCGAGCAAAATTGGTCGGATTTTGGCTTCAAAATAGTCGGCGTCGATGCGAAAATCAGTGCCTCGCACAGTCGCAGGAAATAAGCAACACGCCAGAAGCCCCGTCCAAGAAGCCGACGCGATGAGCTGCTTTCTCATGGGATACCCCCGAACGAATCGCCCTGGGAACGTCTCGGCCACCGCGGCGGAGGATTTCGGTTTTGTTTACATAATTGTGGACAATCTTGGGCTTCCCGTCAAGCAGCAATTTCCAGATGCAAGTTCGCTGCCGGCTCAAGACTTTTGGCGCATCCTTGTCTGGACTGTCAGACGGTTCTTTTCTCGTATCGGTAGACTGATCGATGAGTGCTCCGCGACTTTCGCCGACTGAAGTGGCCAACCAACTGCGTGACGATATTCTGGCAGGCCGATTGCAGGCCGGGCATCGACTGACCGAGTTGGAACTCTGCCAGCGATTCACCATTGGCCGTGGCCGGGTCCGCGAGGCGATCCATCAATTGGTGCGACAAGGATTGGTGATTACTCGCTCCAATCGCGGGGCAGTCGTCGCCGCCGATGCGCCCAAAGCCATCCGCGATCTCATCATCCCCATCCGTCGCACTCTGGAAGTGTACGCGTTGGGATTGGTTCTCGAAGAATTAGACGATGCCACCTTTGAACGCTGGGAAGCGATTCTGACCGATCTGAAGGCCGCTTGCGAACGACAAGACCACCATTCCATTGCCGAAGCCGATGTCGCGTTCCATCGGTTGCTCATCGAACGGGCCGGCCAGCCCGATTTGATGGTCATCTGGGAGACGCTCGTGGGCCGAATCCACTCGCATTTCCTGCGCGAACAGTGGAAACAATCCCGATTGTTGGACATTTACGACGAACACCGCTTGCTGGTGGACACATTCAAAGCCAAAGACCGCGATCGGGCGATTCAACTGCTGACCGAGAAGATTGATTGACGATCGTTGGGAGAGATCGTGAGGATGCAAGGTTTCTCATGGTCTTCTCATCCTTGTTGTTTTTTGAAGATTGTTGACAATTCTGCTTGCAAAATTGTTTGGGATGGCGATACTCTGAACAGACCTCTTCCGACCGAATCGGTCAGACTGCCACCAATGGACGGGCAACCGTCCCACTGTTCAGAGGATTGGAATCATGCTGCATCGTCGTTTCACGCAGACGGCCCGAGCGGGGTTCACACTCATCGAGCTGCTTGTGGTGATTGCCATCATCGCCATCTTGATCGGATTACTGTTGCCTGCGGTGCAAAAGGTGCGGGAAGCCGCCGCCCGGATGCGCTGCCAAAACAACATCAAGCAATTGGGACTCGCGTTCCACAATTACGCCAGCACCAACGGTCATTTTACGCCCGGCACCGTCTACGCGGGCAACTTTTTCGCGTCGGGATTCAGTGCCACCAGCAACGAAGTGACCTGGGTGACGCTGTCGCTGCCGTATTTGGAACAGAATGCGCTCTATTCGCTGGTGAATTTCAGCGAAAATATGGGCGGGGTCAATCCGGCGACGCCCACGGGGAATTTCACCGTCGCTAGTACGTTCCTTTCGGTGATGACCTGCCCATCGGATAATGATGATAAGACGTTGGCCTTTTCCTCGTATGCGCGTGGGAATTATGTCGCCAATTTCGGCATCGGGCCGTTCGTGAGTGTGCATACCAGTCCGAGTCCGACGAATACGGTGGTTGCTCCGGGGCCGGTGGGCATGAATTCGCGCTGGGCGCTGGAGACCATCTCGGATGGCACCAGCAATACCGCACTGGTTAGCGAAATTATTCGCAGTACCGGAAACGATGTCCGCGGAATCATGCACTATCCGGAAGGGCCGCTGTACACGCACAATTTCACTCCCGGCGACCTGACCCCGGACCTCACCCGCAACGGCTTTGTCTCGACGCAATTCGCGCCGGCCACCACCGGACACTCGGCCTGGAGCGATCGCAACATCATCCTCACCGCCCGCAGCCGACACACCGGCGGGGCGAATACCGCCTTCTGCGATG
This DNA window, taken from Tuwongella immobilis, encodes the following:
- a CDS encoding GntR family transcriptional regulator, which translates into the protein MSAPRLSPTEVANQLRDDILAGRLQAGHRLTELELCQRFTIGRGRVREAIHQLVRQGLVITRSNRGAVVAADAPKAIRDLIIPIRRTLEVYALGLVLEELDDATFERWEAILTDLKAACERQDHHSIAEADVAFHRLLIERAGQPDLMVIWETLVGRIHSHFLREQWKQSRLLDIYDEHRLLVDTFKAKDRDRAIQLLTEKID
- a CDS encoding DUF1559 domain-containing protein; this translates as MLHRRFTQTARAGFTLIELLVVIAIIAILIGLLLPAVQKVREAAARMRCQNNIKQLGLAFHNYASTNGHFTPGTVYAGNFFASGFSATSNEVTWVTLSLPYLEQNALYSLVNFSENMGGVNPATPTGNFTVASTFLSVMTCPSDNDDKTLAFSSYARGNYVANFGIGPFVSVHTSPSPTNTVVAPGPVGMNSRWALETISDGTSNTALVSEIIRSTGNDVRGIMHYPEGPLYTHNFTPGDLTPDLTRNGFVSTQFAPATTGHSAWSDRNIILTARSRHTGGANTAFCDGSVRFIRNNINLATWRALGTIQQIAGEIIPSDF